One part of the Oncorhynchus kisutch isolate 150728-3 linkage group LG22, Okis_V2, whole genome shotgun sequence genome encodes these proteins:
- the LOC116356310 gene encoding extensin-like has translation MVFQEPATQSQPPRASHQEPATQSQPLRASHPEPATQSQPLRASHSEPATQSQSQPPRASHPEPATQSQPLRASHPEPATQSQPPRASHPEPATKSSHPEPATQSQPPRASHPEPATQSQPRRASHPEPATQSQPRRASLPEPATQSQPPRASHPVPATQSRPPRASYSEPATQSQPPRASHPEPATQSQLLRASHSEPATQSYPEPATQSQPPRASHPELPRASHPEPATQSQPLRASHPEPATQSQPRRASLPEPATQSQPPRASHPEPATQSQLLRASYSEPATQSQPPRASHPEPATQSQPPRASHSEPATQSQPPRASHPEPATQSQPLRASHSEPATQSQATQSQPPRASHSEPATQSQPPRATQSQPPRASHPEPATQSQPPRASHPEPATQSYPEPPSPSAR, from the exons ATGGTTTTTCAAG AGCCAGCCACCCAGAGCCAGCCACCTAGAGCCAGCCACCAAGAGCCAGCCACCCAGAGCCAGCCACTCAGAGCCAGCCACCCAGAGCCAGCCACCCAGAGCCAGCCACTCAGAGCCAGCCACTCAGAGCCAGCCACccagagccagagccagccaCCCAGAGCCAGCCACCCAGAGCCAGCCACCCAGAGCCAGCCACTCAGAGCCAGCCACCCAGAGCCAGCCACCCAGAGCCAGCCACCCAGAGCCAGCCACCCAGAGCCAGCCACCAAGAGCAGCCACCCAGAGCCAGCCACTCAGAGCCAGCCACCCAGAGCCAGCCACCCAGAGCCAGCCACCCAGAGCCAGCCACGCAGAGCCAGCCACCCAGAGCCAGCCACCCAGAGCCAGCCACGCAGAGCCAGCCTCCCAGAGCCAGCCACCCAGAGCCAGCCACCCAGAGCCAGCCACCCAGTGCCAGCCACCCAGAGCCGGCCACCCAGAGCCAGCTACTCAGAGCCAGCTACTCAGAGCCAGCCACCCAGAGCCAGCCACCCAGAGCCAGCCACCCAGAGCCAGCTACTCAGAGCCAGCCACTCAGAGCCAGCCACCCAGAGCTACCCAGAGCCAGCCACCCAGAGCCAGCCACCCAGAGCCAGCCACCCAGAGCTACCCAGAGCCAGCCACCCAGAGCCAGCTACCCAGAGCCAGCCACTCAGAGCCAGCCACCCAGAGCCAGCCACCCAGAGCCAGCCACGCAGAGCCAGCCTCCCAGAGCCAGCCACCCAGAGCCAGCCACCCAGAGCCAGCCACCCAGAGCCAGCCACCCAGAGCCAGCTACTCAGAGCCAGCTACTCAGAGCCAGCCACCCAGAGCCAGCCACCCAGAGCCAGCCACCCAGAGCCAGCTACTCAGAGCCAGCCACCCAGAGCCAGCCACTCAGAGCCAGCCACCCAGAGCCAGCCACCCAGAGCCAGCCACCCAGAGCCAGCCACCCAGAGCCAGCCACTCAGAGCCAGCCACTCAGAGCCAGCCACTCAGAGCCAAGCCACTCAGAGCCAGCCACCCAGAGCCAGCCACTCAGAGCCAGCCACTCAGAGCCAGCCACCCAGAGCTACCCAGAGCCAGCCACCCAGAGCCAGCCACCCAGAGCCAGCCACCCAGAGCCAGCCACCCAGAGCCAGCCACCCAGAGCCAGCCACCCAGAGCTACCCAGAGCCACCCAGCCCATCTGCCCGCTGA